The Sorangiineae bacterium MSr11367 genome window below encodes:
- a CDS encoding hydroxymethylglutaryl-CoA lyase, with translation MIDLSRLPERVSIYEVSPRDGLQNEKVTVSTPDKIRLIDALAQAGLQRIEITSFVSPKWIPQLADADELADHIKAPPGVTFSALCPNPKGLARAQATGLEEIAVFLSSSETHNKKNINKTIDETLLEFEETVPPARAAGMRVRGYVSTVWGCPYEGDVDVERAHAIAMRLIELGCYQISLGDTIGCGTPRQTARILERMLKDIPASKIAMHMHDTRGTALANILVGLGIGIRDFDASVGGLGGCPYAPGAAGNMATEDLVYMLHGMGIETGIDLEKLVWAGKAAESIVGRPLPGKVHQSGVRSLRA, from the coding sequence ATGATCGACCTGTCGCGGCTCCCCGAACGCGTGTCCATCTACGAGGTCTCTCCGAGGGATGGCCTTCAAAACGAGAAAGTCACCGTGTCGACGCCGGACAAAATCCGGCTCATCGATGCCCTGGCCCAAGCGGGCCTCCAGCGCATCGAGATCACGAGCTTCGTCTCACCGAAGTGGATTCCCCAGCTTGCCGACGCCGACGAGCTTGCGGACCACATCAAGGCGCCACCCGGTGTGACGTTTTCGGCGCTGTGCCCCAACCCGAAGGGCCTCGCGCGCGCCCAGGCGACCGGCCTCGAAGAGATTGCCGTGTTTCTCAGCTCCAGCGAGACGCACAACAAGAAGAACATCAATAAGACGATCGACGAGACGCTGCTCGAGTTCGAGGAGACCGTTCCGCCGGCACGGGCCGCAGGCATGCGCGTGCGGGGCTACGTTTCGACGGTGTGGGGTTGCCCCTACGAGGGCGATGTCGACGTCGAGCGCGCGCACGCCATCGCGATGCGGCTGATCGAGCTCGGCTGCTACCAGATTTCGCTGGGCGACACGATCGGCTGCGGCACGCCTCGCCAGACGGCGCGGATCCTGGAGCGCATGCTCAAGGACATTCCGGCGTCGAAAATCGCGATGCACATGCACGACACCCGCGGCACCGCGCTGGCGAACATCCTGGTGGGCCTTGGCATCGGGATTCGCGATTTCGATGCGTCCGTGGGCGGCCTTGGCGGGTGTCCCTACGCGCCTGGCGCAGCCGGCAATATGGCTACGGAAGACCTGGTTTACATGCTCCACGGAATGGGCATCGAGACCGGTATCGACCTCGAGAAGCTCGTTTGGGCCGGAAAGGCGGCCGAGAGCATTGTTGGGCGACCACTTCCGGGGAAAGTGCATCAATCAGGAGTGCGAAGCCTACGCGCCTAA
- a CDS encoding DUF192 domain-containing protein: protein MKRFLRSAAVGVFSPLIVASACTRTPPEPTSTSAASSSPAAPAQAVSAGPSEQPARCILATPVTPPPAAAPAPAGRCPKDPSPNTLSMVDLSIETGRGPVPFKAELAKTASETERGLMYRTQMPEEQGMIFDLGPPRREHSFWMRNTCIPLDMLFIDTDGLIVGILENVPTLNDAERTVGCPSGWVLEMNAGWCRRHGVRAGQSMKLPH from the coding sequence ATGAAACGGTTCCTTCGTTCTGCGGCAGTCGGCGTGTTTTCCCCGCTGATCGTAGCTAGCGCCTGCACCCGTACCCCTCCGGAGCCGACGTCCACTTCGGCTGCGTCGTCGAGCCCTGCGGCGCCCGCGCAGGCTGTTTCAGCCGGCCCGAGCGAGCAGCCCGCGCGCTGCATTTTGGCCACACCTGTGACACCCCCGCCCGCGGCAGCGCCTGCGCCCGCAGGCCGTTGCCCGAAGGATCCCAGCCCGAACACGCTCTCGATGGTCGACCTATCGATCGAAACCGGGCGAGGGCCGGTGCCGTTCAAGGCAGAGCTGGCGAAGACGGCGTCCGAGACCGAGCGGGGGTTGATGTACCGCACGCAAATGCCGGAAGAGCAGGGGATGATCTTCGATCTGGGGCCCCCGCGCCGGGAGCACTCGTTCTGGATGCGCAACACCTGCATCCCGCTGGACATGCTCTTCATCGACACCGACGGGCTGATCGTCGGGATTCTGGAGAACGTTCCGACGTTGAACGACGCCGAGCGCACGGTGGGTTGCCCTTCGGGTTGGGTGCTCGAGATGAACGCCGGCTGGTGCCGCCGCCACGGGGTGCGGGCCGGGCAGAGCATGAAGCTTCCCCACTGA
- a CDS encoding peptidylprolyl isomerase: MISLTLSVRAVSSAAVLAVALAGCSRTQPEVETKKDPAAAAPATAASGAELNSGLGSKPPAAAKAGDPLEGKFTLADATKDIPGTGALIATMDTSEGELKCKLLEDKAPTTVANFVGLATGARTWQDPKGAWVNRPAYDGTTFHRIIKGFMIQGGDAKGNGSGEPGYVIPDEKWAGGKHDRAGLLCMANRGPNTNGAQFFITDAAAAHLDVSYTIFGECSPVDTIHKIAGVKVRGESPETPVTIKSVKVAREKPGKAGAKDAAK, from the coding sequence ATGATCTCCCTTACCCTCTCCGTTCGAGCTGTATCGTCCGCCGCCGTTCTCGCCGTTGCGCTGGCCGGCTGTAGCCGCACGCAGCCCGAGGTCGAAACGAAAAAAGATCCGGCCGCGGCGGCCCCCGCCACGGCCGCGAGCGGCGCCGAGCTGAACTCGGGGCTCGGGTCGAAGCCACCGGCCGCCGCCAAGGCGGGCGATCCGCTGGAGGGCAAGTTCACCCTCGCGGATGCCACCAAGGATATTCCGGGTACGGGCGCCCTCATCGCGACGATGGACACGAGCGAGGGCGAGCTCAAATGCAAGCTGCTCGAGGACAAAGCCCCCACGACGGTGGCCAACTTCGTCGGCCTCGCCACGGGCGCGCGCACCTGGCAGGACCCGAAGGGAGCCTGGGTCAACCGCCCCGCCTACGACGGGACGACGTTCCACCGCATCATCAAGGGCTTCATGATCCAGGGCGGTGACGCCAAGGGCAACGGCAGCGGCGAGCCGGGCTACGTCATCCCCGACGAGAAGTGGGCGGGCGGCAAGCACGATCGCGCGGGCCTTCTCTGCATGGCCAACCGCGGTCCGAACACGAACGGCGCGCAGTTCTTCATCACCGACGCTGCAGCCGCGCACCTCGACGTGAGCTACACGATTTTCGGCGAGTGCTCGCCGGTCGACACGATCCACAAGATCGCCGGCGTCAAGGTCCGCGGCGAATCGCCGGAGACCCCGGTGACGATCAAGAGCGTCAAGGTCGCGCGTGAGAAGCCGGGCAAAGCCGGCGCCAAGGACGCGGCGAAGTAA
- a CDS encoding YbhB/YbcL family Raf kinase inhibitor-like protein, giving the protein MRYFSSNLAILLAAACSTMACKSVGGLAPTPAPGVTVATIAVTSQAFTEGGPIPVDAGCDGKDVFPGLIWSAPPPGTRSLSLIVDDPDAPAGTFTHFIAFNLPPELRALREGADPVKEGGRIGRNDFDTLRYNGPCPPKSTEHHYRFTLYALDTALNAKDGTQSADVMKAMNGHLLGQGTLTGRFGH; this is encoded by the coding sequence ATGCGTTACTTCTCATCGAACCTCGCCATCCTGCTCGCGGCAGCGTGCAGCACGATGGCCTGCAAATCGGTAGGAGGCCTCGCTCCGACCCCGGCCCCGGGCGTCACGGTCGCCACCATTGCGGTCACCAGTCAGGCCTTTACGGAAGGCGGTCCCATCCCCGTTGATGCCGGGTGTGATGGGAAAGACGTCTTCCCCGGCTTGATCTGGAGCGCCCCGCCCCCCGGCACGCGCTCCCTCTCGCTCATCGTCGACGATCCCGATGCGCCCGCGGGAACGTTCACGCACTTCATTGCCTTCAATCTTCCGCCCGAGTTGCGCGCCCTCCGCGAGGGTGCCGATCCCGTCAAGGAAGGGGGCCGCATCGGCCGCAACGACTTCGATACCCTACGCTACAACGGGCCCTGCCCGCCCAAGAGCACGGAGCACCATTACCGCTTTACGCTCTACGCACTGGATACTGCCCTCAACGCGAAAGACGGCACGCAGAGTGCCGACGTCATGAAGGCGATGAATGGGCATCTGCTTGGGCAGGGCACGCTTACTGGAAGATTTGGGCACTGA
- a CDS encoding matrixin family metalloprotease has protein sequence MQRLSTFLVSVALAGPIVTSASRADAFCRTMTGRDPSDPTVKGNKCDSWNAAVEGSCCPYGKPLYWKNACVGFSLQKDASNQVSLNDAEQALITAFNKWTGTSCPTDGVGPSRVSIDVRYLGPVNCGTVKFNDNGPNQHVIVFRDGEWNHVDSNNTLGLTSVQYNPQTGEILDADMELNTAQQTLTVRDPIPPAGYDLASIVTHEAGHFLGLAHSLDDHATMYAQYRPGSTHMRNLTPDDVSGICGSYLPNGQRGNSDPPVEALACDPTPAGGYTLECGGESSKGCAVSSFSSFSRAGSDSPETASQDDRSASFAVAMASFLAVGLVVTRRRAPRRA, from the coding sequence ATGCAGAGGCTCTCAACGTTCCTGGTGAGCGTCGCGCTCGCCGGCCCCATCGTGACCTCGGCCTCGCGCGCCGATGCGTTCTGCCGAACGATGACCGGGCGCGACCCGAGCGATCCGACGGTCAAAGGGAACAAGTGCGACTCGTGGAATGCGGCGGTGGAGGGCTCGTGTTGCCCCTACGGCAAGCCGCTCTACTGGAAGAACGCATGCGTCGGATTCAGCCTGCAAAAGGATGCGAGCAACCAAGTATCCCTGAACGACGCCGAGCAGGCGCTCATTACCGCGTTCAACAAATGGACGGGCACGAGCTGCCCCACCGATGGCGTCGGTCCCTCGCGCGTGAGCATCGACGTGCGCTACCTCGGCCCGGTCAACTGCGGCACCGTGAAGTTCAACGACAACGGCCCGAATCAACATGTCATCGTTTTTCGCGATGGCGAGTGGAACCACGTCGACTCGAACAACACGCTGGGGCTGACCAGCGTGCAGTACAACCCGCAGACCGGCGAGATCCTCGATGCGGACATGGAGCTCAACACCGCACAGCAAACGCTGACGGTGCGCGATCCCATTCCGCCCGCCGGTTACGATCTCGCGAGCATCGTCACGCACGAGGCAGGACACTTTCTCGGCCTGGCGCACTCCCTCGATGACCACGCCACGATGTACGCGCAGTACCGTCCCGGCTCCACGCACATGCGCAACCTCACCCCGGACGACGTCTCGGGCATCTGCGGTTCGTACCTCCCCAACGGCCAACGCGGCAACAGCGACCCTCCGGTGGAGGCCCTCGCCTGCGATCCCACGCCGGCGGGCGGCTACACCTTGGAGTGCGGCGGCGAATCCTCCAAAGGCTGCGCCGTGTCCTCGTTCTCTTCGTTCTCCCGCGCCGGGTCGGACTCGCCGGAGACAGCCTCGCAGGACGATCGCTCGGCAAGCTTCGCGGTAGCGATGGCGTCGTTCCTGGCAGTGGGCCTCGTCGTCACGCGCCGCCGAGCCCCCCGACGCGCCTAG
- the tadA gene encoding Flp pilus assembly complex ATPase component TadA: MFSIVISEKGGSERKETFDKNEINVGRVQGNDLMLPKGNVSKHHARLLYRDGRFIVTDLKSTNGTYVNGRKIAQATIVREGDKIYIGDFVLRLITSEEALAADGTGGAPDDGRSLQRTGPGNNAGGRPAGMPPLPADTSMPGPGGAFPPLDASAPPGLGASPPPPPPGLGLSPAPGMGAPPPPGLGAPPPPGLGAPPPPPGLSPLGHSPFDALPRDNEPAAVPPPPGLGAPPPGLATAPPAAGAPPFPGAAPMAPIPAPPPSAGGGAVAQAAASAPAIARFPAPARLPNTLASAGAPAPAPGAPASVQARAPGPGTAPLPSTPSQGLARTPAGGGPASPGQQVPLPRPSGPGSGVPSRLPPRETPAQAAKRLALVTLIDRIADATDLSALNASIFVDEQVVDRLGRTAREQATAMQSDGEIPEGLDADTLVGDAMAELTGFGPVGTLLDDDDVSEIHCLRYDHVLAVRGGTFAASDVPLTSDEALRRIVWRLVQKSDDPPRPGESVIERRLSRVANMIALVPPASSSHALVIRKRRRLDLSLDDFVRLGGLSRAMATFLENCLQAHANVLVTGPSSLAASSFLAALTSASPAGERICVLQEVDEFFVPNAHVTSIVLSDVHARGEEAVRVASKIHPDRVVVSQLAGHVAVATLDAIAEGTGGVLAASVAPSLRQGVSRLVAQVTSLRPGTSLDAAREIVGEAFDIAVEVVPTADGRHRLLRLAEFAGSDAKGVVVRDIFTAADGGDGTFNATGVVPRVVAEFGNRGVKVDPNLFKRAASRA; encoded by the coding sequence ATGTTCTCGATCGTGATCAGCGAAAAAGGAGGCTCCGAGCGTAAGGAGACCTTCGACAAGAATGAGATCAACGTCGGCCGCGTGCAGGGCAACGATCTCATGCTCCCCAAGGGGAACGTCTCCAAGCATCATGCGCGGCTGCTTTATCGCGATGGTCGGTTCATCGTTACGGACCTCAAGAGTACGAACGGCACGTACGTCAACGGGCGCAAAATTGCCCAAGCCACCATCGTCCGCGAGGGCGACAAGATTTACATCGGCGACTTCGTTCTTCGCCTGATCACCTCCGAAGAGGCCCTCGCAGCCGATGGCACCGGTGGTGCGCCCGACGACGGTCGCAGCCTTCAGCGTACGGGGCCCGGCAACAACGCGGGCGGTCGTCCCGCGGGGATGCCGCCGCTCCCGGCCGATACGTCGATGCCGGGGCCGGGTGGAGCCTTCCCGCCACTCGATGCATCGGCTCCTCCGGGGCTCGGGGCCTCGCCTCCGCCGCCGCCGCCCGGCTTGGGGTTGTCGCCGGCTCCCGGTATGGGCGCGCCGCCGCCGCCCGGTCTCGGTGCGCCTCCGCCTCCTGGTCTCGGTGCGCCACCTCCGCCGCCCGGCCTTTCGCCGCTGGGCCACTCGCCGTTCGACGCGCTTCCGCGCGACAACGAGCCGGCCGCGGTGCCTCCGCCTCCTGGTCTCGGTGCACCCCCGCCGGGGCTGGCCACGGCTCCTCCGGCCGCGGGAGCGCCGCCATTCCCGGGCGCCGCACCGATGGCTCCTATTCCGGCGCCGCCGCCTTCGGCCGGTGGTGGCGCGGTCGCGCAAGCGGCCGCGAGCGCTCCTGCAATTGCGCGCTTTCCCGCGCCTGCTCGGCTGCCGAACACGCTGGCCTCGGCCGGTGCGCCGGCCCCGGCGCCTGGCGCGCCCGCATCGGTTCAAGCCCGTGCTCCGGGACCGGGAACCGCGCCCCTTCCTTCCACGCCGAGCCAAGGTCTCGCGCGCACGCCCGCGGGAGGCGGCCCGGCCAGCCCTGGCCAGCAGGTGCCGCTGCCGCGGCCGTCCGGCCCTGGGAGCGGAGTTCCCTCGCGGCTTCCGCCGCGTGAAACGCCTGCGCAAGCCGCCAAGCGCCTCGCCCTCGTGACGCTCATCGATCGCATCGCCGATGCGACCGACTTGAGCGCGCTCAATGCGTCCATCTTCGTTGACGAGCAGGTCGTCGATCGATTGGGCCGCACCGCGCGCGAGCAAGCCACCGCGATGCAGAGCGACGGGGAAATCCCCGAAGGGCTCGACGCCGATACGTTGGTCGGCGATGCCATGGCCGAGCTCACGGGCTTCGGGCCCGTCGGCACCTTGCTCGACGACGACGACGTCAGCGAGATCCACTGCCTGCGGTACGACCACGTCCTCGCCGTGCGCGGGGGCACCTTCGCCGCGTCGGACGTGCCGCTCACCAGCGACGAAGCGCTCCGGCGCATCGTGTGGCGCCTCGTGCAAAAGTCCGACGATCCGCCGCGTCCGGGGGAAAGCGTCATCGAGCGTCGCCTGTCGCGCGTCGCCAACATGATCGCGCTCGTGCCACCCGCGTCCTCGAGCCATGCTCTGGTCATCCGCAAACGCCGCCGGCTCGACCTGAGCCTCGACGACTTCGTGCGCCTCGGCGGCCTCTCGCGTGCGATGGCGACCTTCCTGGAGAACTGCCTCCAGGCCCACGCCAACGTGCTCGTGACCGGTCCGAGCAGCCTCGCGGCCTCGTCGTTCCTGGCCGCGCTCACCTCGGCGAGCCCCGCCGGCGAGCGCATCTGCGTCCTTCAAGAGGTGGACGAGTTCTTCGTCCCCAACGCACACGTCACGTCGATCGTTCTTTCCGACGTGCATGCACGCGGTGAAGAAGCGGTGCGCGTAGCCTCGAAGATCCATCCCGATCGCGTCGTCGTCTCGCAGCTCGCGGGGCACGTGGCCGTGGCCACCTTGGACGCGATTGCCGAAGGCACCGGCGGCGTTCTCGCCGCCTCCGTGGCGCCGTCGCTTCGACAGGGTGTCTCGCGCCTCGTGGCGCAGGTCACCTCCTTGCGGCCGGGCACCAGCCTGGACGCAGCCCGTGAGATCGTGGGCGAAGCCTTCGACATCGCCGTCGAAGTCGTACCCACCGCCGACGGGCGCCATCGTTTGCTGCGCCTCGCCGAATTCGCGGGCTCCGACGCCAAGGGCGTCGTCGTCCGCGACATCTTCACCGCGGCCGACGGGGGCGACGGCACCTTCAACGCGACGGGCGTCGTTCCGCGCGTGGTGGCGGAGTTCGGCAACCGCGGCGTCAAGGTCGACCCGAATCTCTTCAAGCGAGCGGCGTCTCGCGCGTAA
- a CDS encoding alpha/beta hydrolase, with protein sequence MPLVPVNGTRLYVEDTGPGSTGQTIVFSHGLLFSGEMFAAQVAHFRGLGYRCIAYDHRGQGRSDDHPSRIVTIELVYDDAVALLESLELGKVHFAGLSMGGFVAMRLGARRPDLLASMILLETSAEPEPRENLRKYKMLNAIARYLSLSPVANKVMPIMFSRDFLEDPAREVDRRIWRSKLLGNRQTIYRAVNGVIEREGIEAEIARITSPTLILVGEQDTATVPAKAERIQRSIAGSSLVRIPRAGHSSSVEQPEAVNAAIQSFLTSLR encoded by the coding sequence GTGCCCCTCGTTCCCGTCAACGGTACGCGGCTCTACGTCGAGGACACGGGCCCGGGCAGCACCGGCCAGACCATCGTCTTCAGCCACGGGCTGCTCTTTTCGGGCGAAATGTTCGCCGCCCAGGTCGCGCACTTTCGCGGTCTGGGCTACCGCTGCATCGCGTACGACCACCGCGGCCAGGGCCGCAGCGACGATCACCCGAGCCGCATCGTCACCATCGAGCTGGTCTACGACGACGCGGTCGCCCTGTTGGAGTCGCTCGAGCTGGGCAAGGTCCACTTCGCCGGCCTGTCGATGGGCGGCTTCGTGGCCATGCGCCTGGGTGCGCGCCGGCCCGATCTGCTCGCGTCGATGATCCTGCTCGAGACGAGCGCGGAACCCGAGCCTCGCGAGAACCTCCGCAAGTACAAGATGCTCAACGCCATCGCGCGCTACTTGAGCCTCTCCCCCGTGGCGAACAAGGTGATGCCCATCATGTTCAGCCGCGACTTCCTGGAGGACCCTGCGCGCGAGGTCGACCGGCGCATCTGGCGGTCGAAGCTCCTCGGCAACCGTCAAACCATCTACCGCGCCGTCAACGGTGTCATCGAGCGCGAAGGCATCGAGGCGGAGATCGCGCGCATCACGAGCCCCACGCTGATCCTCGTGGGCGAGCAGGACACCGCCACGGTCCCGGCCAAGGCCGAGCGCATCCAGCGGTCGATTGCGGGCAGCTCCCTCGTCCGCATCCCGCGCGCGGGGCACAGCTCCTCGGTCGAGCAGCCCGAGGCCGTGAACGCGGCCATCCAGAGCTTTCTCACCTCCCTGCGCTAG
- a CDS encoding PAAR domain-containing protein — translation MSYFSETVMPGLKATVQAKIEPAQQQAKAAAAAVKGGPAVGAAPAAAPGEAPPPKPPVNPVATVMGAVGAVQEVMSMPIELINTGVAMVANLVPYPSFPAATMGSMYIAPPHAHSHPPSLIPPAPPVPLPSIGAVLLGCTIKCLINYMPAARAGDIGLALTCCGIMPMFEIKTGSATVFIGGVRAARMLDIAGACIKATSGSFRAAMKGMIGVGTALGVAGIASDAIDASQEQDAEMAKASASAAAIDAADMAIDMAASAISASMGSDPAIPPLPGLLLTGAPNVLIGGIPLPNIPDPVQLLLKKLKSKLKRKKKENGGSDDDMPGGCRCRRG, via the coding sequence GTGAGCTATTTTTCCGAAACGGTGATGCCCGGGTTGAAGGCCACCGTGCAGGCCAAGATCGAGCCCGCGCAGCAGCAGGCCAAGGCCGCGGCGGCGGCCGTGAAGGGTGGCCCCGCCGTGGGGGCGGCTCCTGCCGCGGCTCCGGGCGAGGCACCTCCGCCCAAGCCACCGGTGAACCCCGTGGCCACGGTGATGGGCGCGGTGGGCGCCGTGCAAGAGGTCATGAGCATGCCCATCGAGTTGATCAACACGGGCGTCGCCATGGTGGCCAACCTCGTGCCGTATCCGTCGTTTCCGGCGGCGACGATGGGCTCGATGTACATTGCGCCACCGCACGCGCACTCGCACCCGCCGAGCCTCATACCGCCCGCACCGCCGGTGCCCCTTCCGAGCATCGGCGCCGTGCTCCTGGGGTGCACGATCAAGTGCCTCATCAACTACATGCCGGCTGCGCGCGCGGGCGACATCGGACTGGCGCTCACCTGTTGCGGCATCATGCCGATGTTCGAGATCAAAACCGGCTCGGCCACGGTGTTCATCGGCGGCGTGCGCGCCGCGCGCATGCTGGACATTGCGGGCGCTTGCATCAAAGCCACGAGCGGCTCGTTCCGCGCCGCCATGAAGGGCATGATCGGCGTCGGCACGGCGCTCGGTGTCGCGGGCATCGCCTCCGACGCCATCGATGCCTCCCAGGAACAAGACGCCGAAATGGCCAAGGCCAGCGCCAGCGCCGCGGCCATCGATGCCGCCGACATGGCCATCGACATGGCCGCTTCCGCCATCTCCGCCTCGATGGGCAGCGATCCGGCCATCCCTCCCCTGCCTGGCCTGCTCCTCACCGGCGCCCCCAATGTCCTCATCGGCGGAATCCCGCTACCGAACATCCCCGATCCCGTTCAATTGCTGCTCAAGAAGCTCAAAAGCAAATTGAAGCGAAAGAAAAAAGAAAACGGGGGCTCCGACGACGACATGCCCGGCGGCTGCCGCTGCCGCCGGGGGTAA
- a CDS encoding tetratricopeptide repeat protein — MRALEDLMVRLRTFVTDEDDKVLLVVEVNDASSGLVVKSLDILDEELDDAVWLFVDDCTTPWEFVDRVAYRIYEKRELANAALAKENEPPWPPLPREASDRTMPHVARMRALMAYLRDLSPNLDEVKLVCALFPATIADPAGYRAFVVELMAHSFPLPWCHHMRIILRDDSARPALSDAADVLRGSARYTPDLTMEDMEKAVEEQAADENRSLDERMQALVTLAALDHAHKRFSDALEKYELAGSYYRATGKLALYALTLNGVGEVMARAEQPEAARQHFESALTPAVQRLAQKDDPARGDAVPVLLNITLNLGNLHLSQQRWVEAGNYYEGAKGIAQAMANAQVKMLCLENIGICHYMLGRHVEAVKAWEEGTVLARGMEADEPLRTLLSRQRDAYHQLNLFDRRDAVMAELRQVEARAPQGVS; from the coding sequence ATGCGCGCGCTCGAAGATCTGATGGTGCGCCTTCGCACCTTCGTGACCGACGAGGACGACAAGGTGCTGCTGGTCGTCGAGGTGAACGATGCTTCGAGTGGACTGGTGGTCAAATCGCTCGACATTTTGGACGAGGAGCTCGACGACGCGGTCTGGCTCTTCGTCGATGACTGCACCACGCCCTGGGAATTCGTCGATCGGGTCGCGTATCGCATTTACGAAAAGCGGGAATTGGCCAACGCGGCACTGGCCAAAGAGAACGAGCCGCCGTGGCCTCCCCTCCCCCGTGAGGCGTCGGATCGAACGATGCCGCACGTGGCGCGCATGCGCGCGCTCATGGCGTATCTGCGCGATCTGTCGCCGAACCTCGACGAGGTGAAGCTGGTGTGCGCCCTCTTTCCGGCGACCATCGCGGATCCCGCCGGGTACCGCGCGTTCGTGGTGGAGCTCATGGCGCATTCGTTCCCATTGCCGTGGTGCCATCACATGCGAATCATCCTGCGCGACGACAGCGCGCGGCCCGCCCTGAGCGATGCGGCGGACGTGCTGCGCGGAAGCGCGAGGTACACGCCGGATCTCACGATGGAGGACATGGAGAAAGCCGTGGAGGAGCAGGCCGCCGACGAGAATCGGTCCCTCGACGAGCGCATGCAGGCCTTGGTGACGTTGGCCGCGCTCGATCATGCCCACAAGCGATTTTCGGACGCGCTCGAGAAGTACGAGCTGGCAGGCAGCTATTACCGCGCCACCGGCAAGTTGGCATTGTATGCGCTGACTCTAAACGGCGTGGGCGAGGTCATGGCCCGCGCCGAGCAGCCCGAGGCGGCGCGGCAACATTTCGAGTCGGCGCTCACGCCGGCGGTGCAACGGCTCGCGCAGAAGGACGATCCCGCGCGCGGCGATGCCGTGCCGGTACTGTTGAACATCACGCTGAACCTGGGCAATTTGCATTTGTCGCAGCAGCGTTGGGTGGAAGCCGGCAATTATTACGAAGGGGCCAAAGGCATCGCCCAGGCCATGGCCAATGCGCAGGTGAAGATGCTTTGCCTGGAGAACATCGGCATATGCCATTACATGCTCGGGAGGCACGTCGAAGCCGTCAAGGCGTGGGAGGAAGGGACGGTGCTGGCACGCGGGATGGAGGCCGATGAACCGCTTCGCACGTTGCTTTCGAGGCAGCGCGATGCGTACCACCAGCTCAATCTTTTCGACCGGCGGGATGCCGTCATGGCCGAACTTCGGCAGGTGGAGGCGCGCGCGCCGCAGGGGGTCTCGTGA